The Lycium barbarum isolate Lr01 chromosome 12, ASM1917538v2, whole genome shotgun sequence genome includes a region encoding these proteins:
- the LOC132623798 gene encoding monosaccharide-sensing protein 2-like yields MSGAVLVALAAAIGNLLQGWDNATIAGAVLYIKKEFNLQTQPTIEGLIVAMSLIGATVITTFSGPVSDMFGRRPMLIISSVLYFLSGLVMLWAPNVYVLLLARLLDGFGIGLAVTLVPVYISETAPPEIRGRLNTFPQFTGCVGMFLSYCMVFSMSLTQSPSWRLMLGVLSIPSLAYFFLALFYLPESPRWLVSKGRMKEAKQVLQRLRGRDDVSGEMALLMEGLGAGGEVSIEEYIIGPDDDLADNQEHAEEKDRIKLYGAEEGLSWIAKPVTGQSTLGLVSRHGSAANQSSLMDPMVTLFGSVHEKLPEMGSMRSMLFSNFGSMFNISENQVKNENWDEESQKDGDKHSDASGAESDDNLRSPLLSRQGTGAEGPPTSLSMRQGSNFTTANGGEQASMGIGGGWQLAYRKDEKKEGALKRIYLHQEAGAGSRRGSIMSLPGCDAPADGEVIHAAALVSQSVLRTESILAQQTIEEAVEKQSGPITKGPGWKALFEPGVKHALIVGVGIQILQQFSGINGVLYYTPQILEQAGVGVLLSNMGIGSDSASLLISGVTTLLMLPSIGIAMRLMDIAGRRLLLLTTLPVLLVSLIVLVLGNVINMGAVTHAVISTISVVVYFCCFVTGFGPIPNILCSEIFPTSVRGICIAICALTFWIGDIIVTYSLPVMLTSIGLAGVFGIYAIVCAIAWVFVFLKVPETKGMPLEVITEFFAVGAKHAKE; encoded by the exons ATGAGTGGAGCTGTGTTAGTTGCACTTGCTGCTGCCATTGGCAACTTGTTGCAAGGATGGGACAATGCAACAATAGCAG GAGCTGTTCTTTACATCAAGAAGGAATTCAATTTGCAAACCCAGCCAACCATAGAAGGGTTAATTGTTGCTATGTCACTAATTGGAGCGACTGTGATCACAACGTTCTCTGGACCTGTGTCTGATATGTTTGGTCGGCGTCCAATGCTTATTATTTCATCTGTCCTTTATTTTCTCAGTGGATTAGTAATGCTGTGGGCTCCAAATGTTTATGTGTTGCTTCTAGCAAGGCTGTTGGATGGATTTGGTATTGGTCTTGCTGTAACACTTGTTCCCGTTTATATATCTGAGACTGCCCCACCAGAGATAAGAGGGCGTCTGAATACCTTCCCTCAGTTCACTGGATGTGTTggaatgtttctctcatactgtATGGTCTTTTCAATGTCGTTGACGCAGTCACCTAGTTGGAGGTTAATGCTTGGGGTTCTCTCAATCCCTTCTCTTGCTTATTTCTTTTTGGCTTTGTTTTATTTGCCTGAATCTCCGAGGTGGCTTGTTAGTAAAGGTCGGATGAAAGAAGCTAAACAAGTTTTACAGAGACTACGTGGCAGGGATGACGTCTCAG GTGAAATGGCCTTGCTAATGGAAGGCTTAGGTGCTGGAGGTGAAGTTTCCATAGAGGAGTACATAATTGGTCCAGACGATGACCTTGCTGATAACCAGGAGCATGCAGAAGAGAAGGATCGGATCAAGCTATATGGAGCTGAAGAGGGTCTTTCATGGATAGCCAAACCCGTGACTGGACAAAGTACTCTTGGTCTGGTCTCCCGTCATGGAAGTGCTGCAAACCAAAGTTCTCTTATGGATCCGATGGTCACTCTATTTGGAAGTGTTCATGAGAAGCTACCAGAGATGGGAAGCATGCGCAGCATGCTTTTCTCAAATTTTGGCAGCATGTTCAATATTTCAGAAAATCAAGTTAAAAATGAAAACTGGGATGAAGAAAGTCAAAAGGATGGTGACAAGCATTCCGATGCTTCTGGAGCAGAATCTGATGACAATCTAAGGAGCCCATTGCTCTCACGGCAAGGGACAGGTGCAGAAGGGCCTCCAACTTCATTAAGCATGAGACAAGGTAGCAATTTTACTACTGCAAATGGTGGAGAACAAGCCAGTATGGGTATAGGTGGCGGTTGGCAGCTAGCATACAGAAAAGATGAGAAAAAGGAAGGAGCACTGAAAAGGATTTATTTGCATCAGGAGGCTGGTGCTGGATCACGTCGTGGATCCATTATGTCCCTTCCAGGTTGTGATGCTCCTGCAGATGGTGAGGTCATACATGCTGCTGCTTTAGTGAGTCAGTCCGTACTTCGAACAGAGAGCATCTTGGCTCAACAGACAATTGAGGAAGCAGTAGAGAAGCAATCTGGACCTATTACAAAGGGGCCAGGCTGGAAAGCTCTTTTTGAGCCAGGAGTTAAGCACGCCCTCATTGTTGGAGTTGGAATTCAAATACTGCAGCAG TTTTCTGGTATAAATGGGGTTCTCTATTATACTCCTCAAATTCTTGAACAAGCAGGAGTAGGAGTTCTGCTATCAAATATGGGTATTGGTTCAGACTCGGCATCTCTCCTCATAAGTGGCGTCACAACTTTGTTAATGCTTCCAAGTATAGGCATTGCAATGAGACTCATGGACATTGCTGGCAGAAG GTTGCTTCTACTGACTACGTTGCCTGTCCTGTTGGTGTCACTGATCGTACTAGTCCTAGGTAATGTGATTAACATGGGCGCTGTCACACATGCTGTGATCTCTACCATTAGTGTTGTCGTCTACTTTTGTTGCTTTGTCACGGGCTTTGGTCCAATCCCCAACATCCTCTGCTCTGAGATATTCCCCACCAGTGTTCGTGGCATATGTATCGCTATATGTGCTCTCACATTTTGGATTGGAGACATTATTGTCACCTACTCACTCCCCGTTATGCTCACCTCCATTGGACTTGCTGGCGTCTTTGGCATCTATGCTATCGTATGTGCTATTGCTTGGGTCTTCGTTTTCCTTAAGGTTCCTGAAACAAAAGGCATGCCCCTTGAAGTCATTACAGAGTTCTTTGCTGTTGGTGCGAAGCATGCAAAAGAATAA